AGGCAGCTGACTTCACTGTCCTGGTGAATGAAGCCAACATGGCCTCCACTCCGGCCCTGGCGCTTAACGCCGGCGGATTGAACCGCGGAACGGCGGCCTACACCGCTGTGCGGGTGACCAACACGGTCAACGTCACCGCGCAGTCCCCGTTGGTCCTGCAGCCGTCGGTATCGCTTCCCCCGGCCGCCAGCATGCTGAACGGGAACCTGACGGTAGCCACCACGGTTCTCCCGGGATCGACCTCCTGCCCCGAAAATCTTGCCTACAAAGCGGGCGCCCCTGTTCTTCCGGTCCTGGCTACGGGAACCACCCAGACCATTTGCTTCAAGGTTTCGCTGAACAGCAATACCCCGGCGAACCAGCTCGGACAGCCGGTCAACATCCCGGTAAACCTCAGCGTGGCGCAGCTCGCGCCGGCAGCTAAGTGACGGATAGGAAAACCATGTCGAGTGGCCGCAGGACAGCAGAGAAGCCCGCCAGCCCGCTGCGTTTCATCGGAGCCGGGTTGAGCTACCTGGCCCTGTGTGCCACGGCTCTGGTTGCCCTGGTCCTGATAGTCATTCCGCTGGTGACCGGTTCGCAGACCTTCAGCGTCCTGACCAGCTCCATGGCACCGCACTACGCTCCGGGCACCTTCCTGGTGGTCAAACCCACACCGTTCGAGGAACTGCGCACCGGCGACGTGATCACCTACCAGATCGAGTCCGGCAGCTCTGCAGTCATCACCCACCGGATCAATTCCATCGGCACCGCCCAGGACGGGGAACGGACCCTGTTCACCAAGGGTGACAACAATGCCATTGTCGACCCCGAGCCGGTACGCGAGGTCCAGGTCCGCGGCAAGCTCTTCTACGCCGTCCCCTTCATTGGTTTTGCCGCCAACGCCCTGGGCAACTCGGACCGGGGCGAGGCCATCCAGTGGGGCGCGGTAGCGCTGCTCGGCTACGGCATCGTCACCATGGTCCGCGGTGCCCTGGCCAAGAAACGTGGAGAAGGCGACTCCGGGCCGGCTGAAGCCGACAACGGAAACCCCGGCAATGACCTCACCGACGGCGGCGCGGCCCCGGTGCAGGCTCCCCGTGCCAGCGTCCCCATGCAGGATCCCTTCGGCCATGACGATCCCCACCTGGAAGAGTGCGAGCACTGCAACCATGACAGTGCACACCCGCACATCCACAGCCGCCGGAAGCCCGTCGCTGTCTGATGCCCTTCCCTGGACGGGCGAAGCAGTGGCTCACCGCCGGCGCGGTGGGCGTTGCCGCCGCAGCCATCACGTTTGCCGGTTCCCCTGCGGCCGTTGCCGCCGGCAGCTACCTCACCTTCAGCCCTGACGGCAGCACGTACAGCCCCACCCTCGACGGCCCCGTCTTCGCCGAAAGCGCCCGGTTGGTCCCCGGTGGATCCACCGGCGGAAGCGTCTGGATCCGCAATGACGGTGCCGATGCGGCTTATCTTTCGGCCGGTGCCGTCAGCGCCGGGATGGATCCGGAGCTCGTGGGCATGCTCAGTGTGAGCGCATCCGCCGGTGCCGTGGGCGGGCCGCCGGCAGTCCTGGGCTCCAACGGGATGTGCAGCGACGTTTACCAGGGATGGGTGCTGGGGGCCGGGGACGCCGTCCGCATCCAGCTCACTGCCGGCCTGTCGCCGGACGCTCCGAACGCAGCCATGGGCCGCAGCGCCCGGTTCGACGTCGTGTTTTACCTGCAGTCCACGAACATCGCAGGTACCGGTCCCAGCGCCTGCGAAGCACTGGGGATTCTCGACGCTTCCGTGCCGCCGTCGGACCCCGGAGTGGCGGCAGGCAACGGCCCCGGCAACGACGCCCGGACTACCGGCCGGCAGGCACCTGCGCCGCGGCCGGGATCCGGGACGGTGCCGGGCCTGGCACCAGCCGGTGACGGAGGCGCGGCAGCCCTTGCCGGATTCCCCACCGCACCGGCGGCCCCCGGCGAGGAGGACAGGAACGCCGCCTTCAACACCAACGTTCCGCCGGTGGCCGCCGGACGTTTGGAAGAGTCATCGCCGGCGTCGTTCGAGAGCACGGTGGAACCCGTGATCCGTTCCCTGTCGGGTACGCTCCTGATAGCACTTTCGGTGGCGTTCTTCGCCACCGCGGGAATCCGACTACGAAGCAGGAGCCGATGAGCAGGAAATCGCAGCAGGGGGCTGCGGAGAGCGCCGAAGCTGGACAGGACACGCGGTCCGGACCGGCAGCGCGGCTGCGTCCCCAGCCGGGGTTACGCACCGCTGCGGCCGCGTTTATCGTGACTGTGCTCCTTGGCCTGGGCGGGACTGCCGCGTACGCCTACTGGAGCCAGTCCACGACGGCGACCATCACGGTCCTCCCGACGGCGAAGGTCCGGACGCCCGGCCCGCTTCATTGCAACCCCTGGGGCACGAATGAGCTTTCCTGGAAGACCGTTGCCGACGTTGATTCTGATGTGGTCTACGTGCTCACCTTCGCCATGGGTTCGACCAGCAAGACCTATGCACTTCCGCTGACCACGACGGAGGTGAAGCCCGTATATCTGTCCGGCCTGGCATCGGCGCTCGGGACCAGCAAAATGGTGCCGCTGACCGTAACCCTGCGGACCGCCACCGTGAACAAAGCCGTTCCGGCAGCCACGGCCATCGCCGCCTCCGACATTCTGGCCGCGTCGGAAGCGTCCACGCTCCAGATGTCCTACTGGTCGCTGGTGGCGGGGGCCGGCAACTATCCCTGCGCCGGCTAGTCGTCCCGGCCTTCGTACACGTCAGGGATCCCATCCGAGTCAGCGTCAACCCGCTCCCGGGCCTCGATGAGACGGTACCGCCGGTTGCGGGCCGTCAGCAGCACCGAGGCCAGCAGGGCGGCGAGGACCGAAGCCATCAGGATGCCCACCTTGGCATCGTCGTTGTGCAGTGACCCGACGTCAAAACTCAAATCGTTGACCAGCAGGGACACGGTGAAGCCGATACCGCCGAGGATGCCTATGCCGGCCAGGTCCACCCAGCGGACGTCCGGGTCCAGCTTGGCCCGCGTCCCTGCAGTGACAGCCCAGGTGGTGAGCAGGATGCCGATGGGTTTGCCTACCACCAGGCCCAGGATGATCCCGACCGCCACCGGGTCTGTGACGGCCGCACTTACGCCACTCCATCCGCCGAGGGCAACACCGGCGGAAAAGAAGGCGAAGATAGGCACGGCGAAGCCGGTCGAGACAGGCCGGAAGCGGTGCTCGAATATTTCCGAGAGGCCCGGGCGCTCCGGGTCGGCGGGCAGTTTCTGCCGGTCCGGCCCGCGGCGCAGCACGGGCACCGCAAAGCCCAGCAGCACCCCGGCCACGGTGGCGTGGACACCGGAGGCATGCATCAGTGCCCACGTGGCTACACCAAGGGGCAGCAGGATCACCCAGGCCGGCCAGACGCGGGTGCCGAAGAACCGGGGGACGCGCTGGACCAGGAACGTGAACGCGGCCAGCGGGAGCAGCATCCACAACAGGTAGCTCAGGTGTACGTCTTCGGAGTAGAAGAAGGCAATGATGGCGATTGCGATGAGGTCATCCACCACGGCGAGGGTCAGCAGGAAGATCCGCAGCGCGCTGGGCAGGTGCGAACTGATCACTGCGAGGACGGCCAGGGCGAATGCGATGTCGGTGGCGGTGGGGATAGCCCAGCCCCGCAGGCCGTCCGAACCGGCAATCACGTTGACGGCTACATAGACCAGGGCGGGGACGACGACGCCGCCCGCGGCGGCAGCAATCGGAACGATTGCCTGCCTCAGGTCTCTTAGGTCCCCGGCAATGAATTCCTTTTTCAGCTCCAGACCGACCAGGAAGAAGAAGATGGCCAGCAGCCCATCAGCCGCCCAGGTGCCGATGCTCAGCTTCAGGTGCCACGGCTCGTAGCCGATTTCGAAATCACGTACGGCAAAGTAGGTGTCTGCTGCCGGGGAGTTGGCCCAGATCAATGCGGCGACGGTCGCAATCAGCAACAGGATCCCGCCTACGGTTTCCTTGCGGAGGATCTCGCCGATGCGGAGCGTTTCACCGTAGCTGCGCCTGCCCAGGATGGTGCGCGCGCCGGTTGGCTTGGGGGAAGAGGGGTCTGAGGCCATGGGATGGATCCTAACGAATTCGGGTACGGCAAACTTATTGCCGACCAGACTTCCCGGCGCACCGTGTACCAGTCTAACCGGCTCAGGGCGCCAGCGCGTGACGCACGCCGCGCCGGCAGTGAAGCGCCCCGGCAGGAAACCTGCCGGGGCGCGTGACAAACGGAACTCAGCCGATGAGGCCGCGGACCCCGATCACGAGGGTGGCCAGTGCGAAGACCATGGCCGTGCTGATCTTCATCAGGTTCATCGTCATGTAGCGGGTGGGTGCCCCGTTGGTGTCCCGTGCCTGCGGGGACTTCAAGGCGTCCCGCAGATAGGGCGGCCACATGAGGAGGGACCAGAG
This window of the Arthrobacter sp. zg-Y919 genome carries:
- a CDS encoding SCO4848 family membrane protein is translated as MDLPTPLALVLVIAGLWSLLMWPPYLRDALKSPQARDTNGAPTRYMTMNLMKISTAMVFALATLVIGVRGLIG
- the nhaA gene encoding Na+/H+ antiporter NhaA, which translates into the protein MASDPSSPKPTGARTILGRRSYGETLRIGEILRKETVGGILLLIATVAALIWANSPAADTYFAVRDFEIGYEPWHLKLSIGTWAADGLLAIFFFLVGLELKKEFIAGDLRDLRQAIVPIAAAAGGVVVPALVYVAVNVIAGSDGLRGWAIPTATDIAFALAVLAVISSHLPSALRIFLLTLAVVDDLIAIAIIAFFYSEDVHLSYLLWMLLPLAAFTFLVQRVPRFFGTRVWPAWVILLPLGVATWALMHASGVHATVAGVLLGFAVPVLRRGPDRQKLPADPERPGLSEIFEHRFRPVSTGFAVPIFAFFSAGVALGGWSGVSAAVTDPVAVGIILGLVVGKPIGILLTTWAVTAGTRAKLDPDVRWVDLAGIGILGGIGFTVSLLVNDLSFDVGSLHNDDAKVGILMASVLAALLASVLLTARNRRYRLIEARERVDADSDGIPDVYEGRDD
- a CDS encoding signal peptidase I, translated to MSSGRRTAEKPASPLRFIGAGLSYLALCATALVALVLIVIPLVTGSQTFSVLTSSMAPHYAPGTFLVVKPTPFEELRTGDVITYQIESGSSAVITHRINSIGTAQDGERTLFTKGDNNAIVDPEPVREVQVRGKLFYAVPFIGFAANALGNSDRGEAIQWGAVALLGYGIVTMVRGALAKKRGEGDSGPAEADNGNPGNDLTDGGAAPVQAPRASVPMQDPFGHDDPHLEECEHCNHDSAHPHIHSRRKPVAV